One window of the Candidatus Zixiibacteriota bacterium genome contains the following:
- a CDS encoding putative Glycosyl transferase group 1 (Evidence 3 : Putative function from multiple computational evidences), producing the protein MKILIIDEEFPYPLNTGKRIRSFNLLSRIARNNAVTYLAYGTESTESFEALKKAGLNPVAVPPHVPTKSGPLFYFRLLGNLLSRHPYIVTSHYSKVFAERLHEMIARERPDIIICEWTPYAIFVRDIFGPKKVIVAHNIEHRIWRRYYENEANFLKKWYIARQMGKVERFEKESFSAVDGATAVSEIEAEQIRGINPACIVAVVDNGVDPEYYNLPDVPENKNLVFVGSMNWRPNQDAINYFVHDIFPLIREKDKKITVTFVGQDPPEVIRKLGRLPGISVADNVTDVRPYVQNAAVSIVPLRIGGGSRLKILEAFAMRKAVVSTTVGAEGLEVANEKHLLLADTAKSFAEAILRLMNDSELRRNLGESGRQLAVEKYSWDILAEKLQRFLDKLMERQ; encoded by the coding sequence ATGAAAATATTGATAATTGACGAAGAATTCCCATATCCTCTGAATACCGGAAAACGAATCCGCAGTTTCAATCTTCTATCCCGTATCGCAAGGAACAATGCCGTCACTTATCTGGCCTACGGAACAGAAAGTACGGAAAGTTTTGAGGCGCTGAAAAAAGCCGGCCTGAATCCGGTAGCGGTCCCTCCTCATGTACCGACGAAATCAGGACCTCTGTTTTATTTTCGACTTTTGGGCAATCTTCTGTCGCGGCATCCTTATATTGTCACGAGCCATTATTCAAAAGTTTTTGCCGAGAGACTTCATGAAATGATCGCTCGTGAGCGACCGGATATTATTATTTGTGAGTGGACCCCGTACGCGATTTTTGTCCGGGACATTTTCGGACCAAAGAAAGTTATTGTCGCACACAATATTGAGCATCGGATATGGCGGCGCTATTACGAGAACGAAGCCAATTTTCTGAAGAAATGGTATATCGCCCGGCAGATGGGCAAAGTGGAACGATTTGAGAAGGAATCGTTCAGCGCGGTTGACGGCGCGACGGCGGTATCGGAAATTGAAGCGGAACAAATCAGAGGCATCAATCCCGCCTGTATCGTGGCGGTGGTAGATAACGGAGTCGATCCGGAATATTATAATTTGCCCGATGTTCCAGAAAATAAAAATCTTGTGTTTGTCGGTTCCATGAACTGGCGGCCGAATCAGGATGCGATAAATTATTTTGTGCATGATATATTCCCGCTTATCAGAGAAAAGGACAAGAAGATAACAGTTACATTTGTGGGTCAGGATCCGCCGGAGGTAATTCGCAAATTGGGCCGGCTGCCGGGGATAAGTGTCGCCGATAATGTAACGGATGTTCGGCCCTATGTCCAAAATGCGGCTGTCAGCATTGTCCCTCTGCGCATCGGGGGAGGATCCCGTCTTAAGATTCTCGAGGCCTTTGCCATGAGAAAAGCCGTGGTATCGACCACAGTTGGTGCCGAAGGACTGGAAGTTGCGAATGAAAAACATCTCCTTCTGGCGGATACGGCAAAGAGTTTCGCCGAAGCCATTTTGCGCCTGATGAATGATTCCGAATTGAGGAGAAATCTGGGTGAATCGGGAAGACAATTGGCGGTTGAGAAGTACAGCTGGGATATTCTGGCGGAGAAACTGCAGCGGTTTCTTGACAAGTTGATGGAGCGGCAATGA
- a CDS encoding putative Glycosyl transferase group 1 (Evidence 3 : Putative function from multiple computational evidences) yields the protein MKILHLRASNFYGGPERQLHYHARLARGTEFEIVLGSFSEKGSAPELLNIAEKEGLAVKLFEVKNAYDRRAPGMIRDYLTIEKIDLLCTHDYRSHILGYRGVKKTGARWVAFSRGWTKDTLKVRIFTLVEKIVIRFADHIVAVSNAQKDKLTALSIPTEEITVAHNAIDIESLKNVVTVDLKKRFNFPEEAVVIVAGGRFSREKGQVYLIKAAEQTLKKNDRLRFLLFGDGPDWTKVKNIIVQEHLEDKIICPGFEKNLLGCIKAADILVNPSLSEGLPNIVLESMALEVPVIATAVGGVPELIKDGFNGLLVPKADARSLSEAIIKLARDRELRRKYAGAASGTLAGTFSFERQLVILGEMYRQMAGDGPRGSGK from the coding sequence ATGAAAATTCTTCATCTGCGCGCCTCCAATTTCTACGGCGGGCCGGAACGGCAACTGCATTATCATGCTCGTCTGGCGCGAGGGACGGAATTTGAAATTGTCCTCGGTTCTTTTTCGGAAAAGGGGTCAGCGCCGGAATTGCTGAATATAGCAGAAAAAGAAGGGCTGGCGGTTAAACTGTTTGAAGTGAAAAACGCCTATGATAGACGGGCTCCCGGCATGATCCGGGATTATTTGACAATAGAAAAAATTGATTTGCTCTGTACACATGACTATCGTTCCCATATCCTGGGATACCGCGGCGTGAAGAAAACGGGGGCGCGATGGGTGGCTTTTTCCCGCGGCTGGACCAAAGATACTCTTAAGGTGCGGATATTTACATTAGTCGAGAAAATAGTTATTCGGTTTGCGGACCATATCGTGGCGGTCTCAAATGCTCAAAAGGATAAACTGACAGCCCTTTCAATCCCGACCGAGGAAATTACCGTGGCCCATAACGCCATTGATATTGAAAGCCTTAAAAATGTCGTTACAGTGGATTTGAAAAAACGGTTCAATTTTCCCGAAGAGGCCGTCGTAATAGTCGCAGGGGGAAGATTCAGCCGGGAGAAGGGGCAAGTATATTTGATTAAAGCCGCTGAGCAGACCCTGAAAAAAAATGATAGACTACGATTTCTATTGTTCGGCGATGGCCCCGATTGGACAAAAGTGAAAAATATTATAGTGCAAGAGCATTTGGAGGATAAAATTATCTGCCCGGGATTTGAAAAGAATCTCCTGGGCTGTATCAAGGCGGCGGATATACTGGTTAATCCGTCATTGTCCGAAGGACTGCCCAATATTGTGCTGGAAAGCATGGCCCTGGAAGTCCCGGTGATCGCCACGGCCGTGGGAGGGGTCCCGGAATTAATTAAAGACGGATTCAACGGCCTTCTGGTGCCTAAGGCCGATGCGAGATCCCTGAGTGAAGCCATAATCAAGTTGGCCAGAGACCGGGAATTAAGACGGAAATATGCCGGTGCGGCTTCGGGAACTCTGGCCGGCACGTTCTCATTTGAGAGGCAATTGGTAATTCTCGGAGAGATGTACCGTCAAATGGCAGGTGACGGCCCTAGGGGATCGGGAAAATGA
- a CDS encoding putative Polysaccharide deacetylase (Evidence 3 : Putative function from multiple computational evidences): MKNLARKILNSIFYFSGIWLIIRYWNRHKLIILMYHGVVEQDTGVWTQIPGGYFVPHMRYLSKSYRAIKGSDLVKALSQGDNYRVLVTFDDGFKNNRIIAYPILEDYKIPAVIFVTTSFIEGHEKWGRYIWTDYVGLVLKHARAPEIDLGHFGLGTLELDSRGKKLEARSGINAYLKRTDTAIRDSVIEELVRLADPKMPFPDGEIFESLGWEDIIYMSKNGNIEFGAHTVNHEILTSISAEDARKEIRRSKELLESRTGLKIAAFAYPNGTAEDFNENIKGMTAEYYEWAVSTIEGLNDAGSDIYELKRINVGNDMSLRGLKLAMSGTSEVVNRIFRFGRHK, from the coding sequence ATGAAGAATCTTGCCAGAAAAATTCTCAATTCAATATTCTATTTCAGCGGCATTTGGCTGATAATCAGATATTGGAATCGTCACAAGTTGATCATATTGATGTATCACGGCGTGGTCGAGCAAGATACAGGTGTCTGGACGCAAATCCCCGGGGGTTATTTTGTCCCCCATATGCGATACCTCAGCAAATCGTATAGGGCCATTAAAGGATCAGATCTCGTAAAGGCCCTGTCACAAGGTGATAACTATCGGGTTCTGGTGACTTTCGATGACGGTTTTAAAAATAACAGAATAATCGCCTATCCCATTTTGGAAGATTATAAAATCCCCGCCGTTATTTTTGTGACAACATCATTTATTGAAGGGCATGAAAAGTGGGGACGGTATATCTGGACCGACTATGTCGGCCTGGTGCTGAAACATGCCCGGGCCCCAGAAATCGATTTGGGCCATTTTGGATTGGGGACTTTGGAACTTGACAGCAGGGGGAAAAAATTGGAGGCCCGATCCGGAATTAATGCCTACCTCAAAAGAACCGATACCGCCATAAGAGATAGCGTAATAGAAGAATTGGTCCGCCTAGCCGATCCGAAGATGCCATTTCCGGACGGAGAGATATTTGAGAGTTTGGGTTGGGAAGATATTATTTACATGTCGAAGAACGGAAATATCGAATTCGGAGCCCATACGGTAAATCATGAAATTCTGACCTCGATATCTGCAGAGGACGCCCGAAAGGAGATTCGCCGATCAAAGGAACTTTTGGAATCGAGGACCGGTTTGAAAATTGCGGCATTTGCGTATCCCAACGGAACCGCCGAGGATTTCAACGAAAATATTAAGGGCATGACAGCGGAATATTATGAGTGGGCAGTCAGCACTATCGAGGGGTTGAATGATGCCGGGTCGGATATTTATGAATTGAAGCGTATCAATGTCGGCAATGATATGTCACTTCGGGGATTGAAGCTGGCCATGTCCGGGACGTCGGAAGTGGTCAATCGTATTTTTCGTTTTGGGCGACACAAATAA
- a CDS encoding hypothetical protein (Evidence 5 : Unknown function) codes for MKIRVIDNLDEFKSLEVEWEELLTHYPGRNPFLTFEWMLAWLEIFGKEVRLFVIAVHQDEKLCGIAPLCMRTNGTLTFVGYPQNDYADIIVDPESPGTLEAIVTVISNSKNKWKKAILDQLPENNSQADGLRHILEKEGYPFRVERSDACPAMILDDIAAAKKMYYKRNITTYINWFKQQGNFNYTVWSETTAALQHLEELFLQHIKRWEGSATPSAFKNETMKEFYRAFVRRMHPRGWVQVSGLTLDDKFPALYLSFEFNGILYLYKTCFNPEYYKKSPGQVILRYLFDYAAEHNLKELDFARGDEGYKDRFANAVRQNRRLVIYKSDGAMKAAELYNSFRQSKLVDILYRNKAVKKIKYRILQIYRGKN; via the coding sequence ATGAAGATCAGAGTAATCGATAATCTTGATGAATTTAAATCACTGGAGGTGGAATGGGAAGAGCTTTTGACTCATTATCCGGGCAGGAATCCCTTCCTGACTTTCGAATGGATGCTGGCCTGGCTGGAGATATTTGGAAAAGAAGTCAGACTGTTCGTGATTGCGGTCCATCAGGATGAGAAATTGTGCGGGATCGCTCCACTATGCATGAGGACGAACGGCACCCTAACTTTCGTCGGATATCCTCAGAATGATTATGCCGATATTATAGTCGATCCGGAATCACCGGGAACTCTCGAAGCCATTGTCACGGTCATCTCAAATTCGAAAAACAAATGGAAAAAGGCGATTCTTGACCAACTACCCGAAAATAACTCTCAAGCGGATGGCTTACGTCATATTTTGGAAAAGGAAGGATACCCCTTCCGGGTGGAACGATCCGATGCCTGCCCGGCCATGATTCTTGACGACATTGCCGCCGCCAAAAAAATGTACTATAAAAGGAATATCACTACGTACATAAACTGGTTCAAGCAACAGGGGAATTTTAATTATACCGTATGGAGCGAAACCACGGCCGCCCTGCAGCATCTTGAAGAACTATTTTTACAGCATATCAAGCGCTGGGAAGGAAGCGCCACGCCGAGCGCTTTCAAGAACGAGACCATGAAAGAATTCTACCGGGCTTTTGTCCGGCGAATGCATCCCCGGGGGTGGGTGCAAGTCTCCGGTTTGACGCTCGATGATAAATTCCCGGCGCTTTATCTTTCGTTCGAGTTCAATGGCATATTGTATCTATATAAGACCTGTTTCAATCCCGAGTACTACAAGAAGTCTCCCGGACAGGTTATATTGCGCTACCTTTTCGATTATGCCGCGGAGCACAATTTGAAGGAGCTCGATTTCGCCCGGGGCGACGAAGGTTACAAGGATCGTTTTGCCAATGCCGTTCGCCAGAATCGCCGCCTGGTGATATATAAAAGTGACGGGGCCATGAAAGCGGCCGAGCTCTATAATTCCTTTCGTCAGTCAAAATTGGTCGATATCTTATATCGGAACAAAGCGGTCAAAAAAATTAAATATCGAATATTGCAGATTTATCGGGGTAAAAATTAG
- a CDS encoding putative Glycosyl transferase group 1 (Evidence 3 : Putative function from multiple computational evidences) → MIKVAFVIDGIESPTGGTEKQLLMLLNGLNREKYSPYLLVLKKSEWMKSQNFDFPVIDFEVDRIFGWKTVDKVKQMAAFCRTEKIDIVQTFFVDANIFGTVGAHRGGCPVIISSRRNIGHWQKSIDVAILRFLRRFTNYYIANSRAAAVVTIRNEHIQEKRVRVIYNGINLDHIASITPEMRFKQRNLWKIKEERYVIGSIANLRQVKNIDLLIAAAANIVREFPEVHFVVVGEGPERDTLGELIEEKKISGNFTLAGSYQDVIPCLAAFDAAVLTSSHESFSNSLIEYMAAGLPIAATSVGGNIEAICNGREGILFPAGNVDKLTEALRDIITNHELARHLGENAKNKAYHEYSREGFLKNHEQFYMQALREVGTNEKNT, encoded by the coding sequence GTGATAAAAGTCGCATTTGTCATTGATGGAATCGAATCACCTACGGGCGGGACCGAGAAGCAGCTTTTGATGTTGCTTAATGGCCTCAATCGAGAGAAATATTCTCCATACTTACTAGTTCTAAAGAAATCAGAGTGGATGAAGAGCCAGAATTTTGATTTTCCCGTGATTGATTTTGAAGTTGACCGTATTTTCGGATGGAAGACCGTAGATAAAGTGAAGCAAATGGCGGCCTTTTGCCGGACCGAGAAAATTGATATCGTCCAGACTTTTTTTGTCGACGCCAATATATTCGGAACCGTCGGGGCGCACCGGGGTGGCTGTCCCGTGATAATTTCCAGCCGCCGTAATATCGGGCATTGGCAAAAAAGTATTGATGTGGCGATATTGCGATTTTTGCGGCGTTTTACCAATTATTATATTGCCAATTCTAGAGCCGCGGCGGTTGTGACAATCAGAAATGAACATATTCAGGAGAAGCGAGTTCGAGTGATTTATAATGGGATAAATCTGGACCATATTGCATCGATTACACCGGAAATGAGATTCAAGCAGCGGAATCTCTGGAAAATAAAAGAAGAGAGATATGTTATCGGCTCGATTGCCAATTTGCGCCAGGTAAAAAATATTGACCTGCTTATCGCTGCCGCGGCAAATATCGTCCGAGAATTCCCCGAAGTTCATTTTGTGGTGGTGGGGGAGGGGCCGGAACGGGACACTTTGGGAGAATTGATAGAAGAAAAGAAAATATCGGGAAATTTCACGCTGGCGGGATCATATCAAGATGTCATTCCTTGCCTGGCGGCTTTTGATGCCGCCGTTCTGACATCATCCCATGAAAGTTTTTCCAATTCCCTGATAGAATATATGGCGGCGGGGCTGCCGATTGCCGCGACCAGTGTCGGTGGAAATATCGAAGCGATCTGTAACGGCCGGGAAGGGATATTGTTTCCGGCGGGGAATGTCGATAAACTTACCGAAGCCCTGAGAGATATTATAACCAACCATGAGTTGGCGCGGCATTTGGGCGAAAATGCAAAAAACAAGGCCTATCATGAATACAGTCGAGAAGGTTTTCTGAAGAATCACGAGCAGTTTTACATGCAGGCATTGAGAGAGGTTGGGACCAACGAGAAAAATACTTAA
- a CDS encoding Acetyltransferase-like protein: MALIPRFLGTYCRACFYKQTLNKSSPDLDIGFGSIFSNIETSVGRGVLITGYTTIGLAEIGDYAVIANHVSVLSGRYHHNFKDMEKRILDGQDTFIRIAIGDNSFIGDNSTVMADIGKNSIVGAGSVVVKPVPDNVVVVGNPARVVKKRGD; encoded by the coding sequence ATGGCTCTTATTCCAAGATTTTTGGGAACTTATTGCCGGGCCTGTTTCTATAAACAAACTCTCAATAAATCATCGCCTGACCTCGATATTGGCTTCGGCAGTATTTTTTCCAATATTGAAACAAGCGTGGGCCGTGGAGTTCTTATAACCGGATATACCACCATCGGTCTGGCGGAGATTGGGGATTACGCCGTTATAGCCAACCATGTGTCGGTGCTATCTGGCCGCTATCATCATAATTTCAAGGATATGGAAAAAAGAATTCTCGATGGTCAAGATACCTTTATAAGAATTGCCATCGGGGATAATTCATTTATTGGTGATAACTCTACAGTAATGGCCGATATCGGCAAAAATTCCATTGTGGGGGCGGGAAGTGTGGTGGTGAAGCCGGTCCCGGACAATGTTGTAGTAGTCGGAAATCCGGCCCGTGTCGTCAAAAAACGGGGCGACTAA
- a CDS encoding hypothetical protein (Evidence 5 : Unknown function), which translates to MNRAIKDRFRGLGPVVAAIFIIIALSGGRDALAGHIVISSLPDTLRQENHSADAIDTITFSGTKISSAANGLMMLFTYQDPLDGWFIDLGTDTLEFGTGGGSNLYGITLRNQSGYPANNIVINGGYIIHNPPRNDDSTIKNNTCFTFSGNNIKLRNVNMIANGWNGKCILGGQGYGIEIDGGSYNSRVDYYDSRCLFDAIIMNYTGVVFDSAYAAANGFTYNISIHGIRINAAPHAGIRIASTAGSPTDNAVAKIYDNQINVDAHNFKYTSYSGTCYSSSNPYGIALQRVGPGTEIYNNTITAGTTYGGSRGILIETARGNSSRYVEVFNNNIDIHEGPNAEYDENHIETHAVRLRNDCQYLHFHHNTVVGSGDANTETPSYGRSIAALRYTFEGAYGGVNSHNLIENNHFLARSLTSGVTAYSVCFDAVTLPDTTLVFRYNRIESDNILMKYGEVNAGAKGITIFGDTLSFISPTYSPKTFVIGHFCNNWDCRDNFVCDAVYQNGASDQDITFTCTSNGSLELGLERMFKINVVGSNGLPVAGATIAVTNNYGFIVINSTTDRLGQLVRPALYHWESNGTDSTAFNTFSIKARKNSDSTVINYTAAATTTPPTITLSHTTGEEATDSIPPSSIHDLGAATGVNPGDIFLTWTATGDDSTSGQASAYEIRYSLNNINFVNWNSATLYNSVPAPLASGTSQSLTISGLQPGTVYYLGIKAADAVGNISNLSNIVSCQSQVDLSLGNDETEVALFYPSTGDILNTSHPTLTVTNVNNIDTNRYYFQVAADSSFVSPVAASPPIPQQTGSRTSWKVDGRLTSGVNYYWRAKVNQNNFSPAAVFSIHPETHAFPNPFKPVRGQVATFTDIPDNSDLLIMTVTGGTVRHWTKITSGEVIWDGTNEAGLPVGSGTYLWYIEGSGNSGKLLLIR; encoded by the coding sequence ATGAATAGAGCTATCAAGGATAGATTTCGCGGATTGGGCCCGGTAGTGGCCGCAATATTTATAATTATTGCTTTGTCAGGGGGCCGGGATGCTCTGGCGGGTCATATTGTAATCAGCAGTCTACCTGATACTCTGCGTCAGGAGAATCACTCCGCGGATGCCATTGACACGATTACCTTCTCCGGAACCAAGATTTCATCGGCCGCCAACGGTTTGATGATGTTGTTCACCTATCAGGATCCCCTTGACGGCTGGTTTATTGATCTCGGGACCGATACTCTGGAATTCGGAACAGGCGGAGGATCCAACCTGTACGGGATAACGCTGCGCAATCAATCCGGTTATCCGGCCAATAATATTGTCATAAACGGCGGGTATATAATTCATAATCCGCCCCGGAACGATGACAGTACCATAAAAAATAACACCTGTTTTACTTTCAGCGGCAATAATATAAAATTGCGAAATGTCAATATGATTGCCAATGGCTGGAACGGCAAATGCATTCTTGGCGGGCAGGGGTACGGAATCGAGATTGACGGCGGATCATATAACAGCCGGGTCGATTATTATGACAGCCGCTGCCTCTTTGACGCCATCATTATGAATTATACCGGCGTCGTTTTCGATTCCGCTTATGCCGCGGCCAACGGATTTACTTATAACATCAGCATTCATGGAATTCGGATAAATGCCGCGCCTCACGCCGGAATAAGGATAGCCAGCACGGCCGGTTCCCCAACGGATAATGCTGTCGCCAAAATTTATGACAACCAGATTAATGTAGATGCCCACAATTTCAAGTATACCAGTTACAGCGGTACCTGTTATTCGTCGTCAAATCCTTACGGTATTGCACTTCAGAGAGTGGGGCCGGGCACGGAAATTTATAACAACACCATTACGGCCGGAACGACCTATGGAGGATCGCGGGGAATTTTGATTGAGACAGCCAGGGGGAACAGCTCCCGCTATGTCGAGGTATTCAATAACAATATTGATATTCATGAAGGGCCGAATGCCGAATATGATGAGAATCATATTGAAACCCATGCCGTCCGTTTACGGAATGATTGCCAGTATCTGCATTTTCACCATAATACCGTGGTCGGAAGCGGCGACGCCAATACCGAGACTCCCAGTTACGGACGTTCAATAGCGGCCCTCCGCTATACTTTCGAAGGCGCCTATGGCGGTGTTAATTCCCATAACCTGATTGAAAACAACCACTTTCTGGCCAGGTCGTTGACCTCGGGGGTGACGGCATATTCTGTCTGCTTTGACGCGGTCACTCTTCCCGATACTACTCTGGTCTTTCGATATAACCGGATTGAGAGTGATAATATTTTGATGAAATATGGCGAAGTCAACGCCGGCGCCAAAGGGATCACGATATTCGGAGATACCCTTTCATTCATAAGCCCGACGTATTCCCCGAAAACATTCGTAATCGGACATTTCTGCAACAATTGGGATTGCCGGGACAATTTTGTCTGTGACGCCGTCTATCAGAATGGGGCCTCCGACCAGGATATCACGTTCACATGTACATCCAACGGTTCCCTTGAACTCGGTCTTGAAAGGATGTTCAAAATCAACGTTGTCGGCAGTAACGGCCTGCCGGTGGCCGGGGCCACCATTGCGGTTACAAATAATTATGGCTTCATCGTCATCAATTCCACTACCGACAGACTGGGCCAATTAGTCAGGCCGGCCCTGTATCACTGGGAATCGAACGGCACTGATTCTACGGCCTTCAATACTTTCAGTATAAAGGCGAGAAAAAACAGCGACAGTACCGTCATTAATTACACCGCCGCGGCGACAACAACTCCGCCGACAATCACGCTATCTCATACGACAGGCGAAGAAGCGACAGATTCCATCCCGCCGTCGTCGATACATGACCTGGGCGCCGCGACCGGAGTAAATCCGGGAGACATTTTTCTAACGTGGACGGCTACGGGTGACGACAGCACCAGCGGCCAAGCCAGCGCCTATGAAATCAGGTATTCATTGAATAATATCAATTTCGTCAACTGGAATTCAGCGACACTGTATAACAGTGTTCCGGCGCCGCTGGCTTCCGGCACATCGCAATCCCTGACAATATCAGGACTGCAGCCGGGGACAGTTTATTATCTGGGTATCAAGGCCGCCGACGCCGTGGGGAACATATCGAACCTGTCCAACATTGTTTCGTGCCAGTCACAGGTGGATTTGTCTTTGGGGAACGATGAGACCGAAGTCGCCCTCTTTTACCCGTCGACCGGCGATATTCTGAACACGTCGCATCCGACATTGACGGTCACCAATGTCAACAATATAGACACCAACCGATATTACTTTCAGGTGGCCGCCGATTCCAGTTTCGTTTCGCCCGTCGCGGCCTCGCCGCCGATCCCTCAGCAGACAGGGTCAAGGACATCATGGAAAGTTGACGGCAGACTGACGTCGGGGGTAAATTACTATTGGCGCGCCAAAGTTAATCAGAATAATTTCAGCCCGGCGGCGGTCTTTTCAATCCATCCGGAAACGCACGCTTTTCCCAATCCCTTTAAGCCCGTGAGAGGGCAGGTTGCAACCTTTACGGATATTCCGGACAACTCCGACTTGCTGATAATGACGGTCACCGGAGGGACAGTTCGGCACTGGACCAAAATTACTTCGGGAGAAGTCATCTGGGACGGCACCAACGAAGCCGGATTGCCGGTCGGTTCGGGGACTTATCTTTGGTATATCGAAGGATCTGGAAATTCGGGGAAACTGCTTCTAATCAGGTAA
- a CDS encoding hypothetical protein (Evidence 5 : Unknown function), with the protein MKPFSQIQDKQLNADKLEWNNEFYFNNFPGEQKETEGIFGTTKKRLNFPGISA; encoded by the coding sequence TTGAAGCCTTTTAGCCAAATTCAAGATAAACAATTGAACGCCGATAAATTAGAGTGGAATAATGAATTTTATTTTAATAATTTTCCAGGGGAACAGAAGGAAACCGAAGGAATATTTGGCACCACAAAAAAAAGGCTTAATTTTCCCGGTATTTCTGCGTAA
- the nadE gene encoding NH(3)-dependent NAD(+) synthetase produces MKFSKDSLKIDAARVTDELCQEILHQVRVELKKSGAVIGISGGIDSSVTAALCARALGPERVLGIMLPEKESAGESKTLAESLSQKFGFEAILENISGGLEGMGCYRRRDEAIRTVFPEYSPDEYKCKIVIPQNILEKDTFNFFNLTIENDKGVVKSKRMPLQAYLQIVASSNLKQRLRMTTLYYHAEKRNWAVAGTGNKDEHEQGFFVKYGDGGADLKPIAHLFKIQVYQLAEYLGVPQEIIQRTPTTDTYSADVTQEEFFFGLDFYRMDMLWHAMEKNVPPEEAAAVLELTTDQVKKAYFNIDRKIKATEYLRLAPLEIRSKL; encoded by the coding sequence TTGAAATTCAGTAAAGATTCTTTAAAAATTGACGCCGCCCGCGTAACCGACGAATTGTGCCAGGAGATTCTCCATCAAGTGCGGGTTGAACTCAAAAAAAGCGGCGCGGTGATCGGCATTTCCGGAGGAATTGACTCTTCGGTGACAGCCGCTCTTTGTGCTCGGGCTCTTGGGCCGGAACGGGTCCTGGGAATTATGTTGCCCGAAAAGGAATCGGCTGGGGAAAGCAAAACCCTTGCGGAGAGTCTGTCGCAAAAATTCGGATTTGAGGCGATTCTGGAAAATATTTCAGGAGGATTGGAGGGAATGGGTTGTTACCGCCGCCGCGATGAAGCGATCAGGACGGTCTTCCCCGAATACAGTCCGGATGAGTATAAATGCAAAATCGTCATCCCGCAAAATATTCTGGAGAAAGATACCTTCAATTTCTTCAATTTGACGATTGAAAACGATAAGGGTGTAGTAAAATCAAAACGGATGCCGCTTCAGGCTTATTTGCAGATCGTGGCGTCCTCCAATCTTAAGCAGCGACTTCGCATGACAACCCTATATTATCATGCGGAAAAGCGGAACTGGGCCGTGGCGGGAACCGGGAACAAAGACGAACATGAGCAGGGTTTTTTTGTCAAATACGGCGATGGCGGTGCGGATCTGAAACCGATAGCGCATTTGTTCAAAATACAGGTCTATCAACTGGCGGAGTACCTGGGTGTGCCGCAGGAAATTATTCAGAGGACGCCGACAACGGACACATACAGCGCCGACGTGACTCAGGAGGAATTTTTCTTCGGACTTGATTTCTATCGGATGGATATGCTCTGGCACGCCATGGAGAAGAATGTTCCCCCGGAAGAAGCCGCGGCGGTCCTGGAATTGACCACGGATCAAGTAAAAAAAGCCTATTTTAATATTGATCGAAAAATCAAGGCAACCGAATATTTGCGACTGGCCCCGCTGGAGATTCGGTCAAAGCTTTAG
- a CDS encoding conserved hypothetical protein (Evidence 4 : Unknown function but conserved in other organisms), with protein MAAIEQGSIKTKVRGFITDTFLIGNDKAKLGDADSFMQLGIIDSTGVLELASYIESEFGLTILDNEMVPENLDSIENIAKYVHRKIS; from the coding sequence ATGGCAGCGATTGAACAAGGTTCCATTAAAACGAAAGTAAGGGGATTCATAACAGATACTTTTTTGATCGGCAATGACAAAGCTAAACTCGGCGACGCCGATTCTTTTATGCAATTGGGCATTATCGATTCCACGGGTGTTCTGGAATTGGCTTCATATATTGAATCGGAATTCGGCCTGACCATTCTGGATAATGAAATGGTCCCCGAGAATCTCGATTCAATCGAAAATATTGCCAAGTATGTTCACCGAAAGATAAGTTGA